A genome region from Paenibacillus pabuli includes the following:
- a CDS encoding NADPH-dependent FMN reductase — MTKLNIGIILGSTREGRLSPQVGEWVKQIADSRGDANYEIVDIADYKLPLLGEADATEQATAWNTKLASLDGFVFIVQEYNHSISASLKNALDYAREAWNDKAAGIVSYGSVGGARAAEHLRGILGELSVADVRVHPALSLFTDFDNGTFKPADLHLTNLNGMLDQVLSWSGALKTVRS, encoded by the coding sequence ATGACGAAATTAAATATTGGGATTATTCTTGGGAGTACGCGTGAAGGTCGATTGAGTCCGCAAGTTGGAGAATGGGTTAAACAGATCGCAGATTCACGCGGGGATGCCAACTATGAAATCGTGGATATTGCCGATTATAAGCTGCCGCTATTGGGCGAAGCTGATGCAACAGAACAGGCTACAGCCTGGAACACCAAGCTGGCGAGCCTCGATGGATTCGTATTTATCGTGCAGGAATATAATCATAGCATCTCCGCATCACTGAAAAATGCACTGGATTATGCTCGTGAAGCCTGGAACGATAAAGCTGCAGGAATTGTCAGCTATGGCTCTGTAGGTGGTGCACGTGCGGCAGAACACCTGCGTGGTATTCTCGGAGAACTGTCGGTTGCGGATGTTCGTGTTCACCCGGCGCTTTCTTTATTCACCGATTTTGATAACGGAACCTTCAAACCGGCTGATCTGCATTTGACCAATCTCAACGGAATGTTGGACCAAGTGTTGTCCTGGAGTGGGGCGCTGAAAACCGTTCGTTCATAA
- a CDS encoding PhzF family phenazine biosynthesis protein, with protein sequence MEIEVRTLHAFSDTPEGGNPAGVVLQAEHLSAIQMQDIARQVGFSETAFVMPSDFADYKVRFFTPNHEVDLCGHATVALFYLMKAEQIVDVGVYTLDTLAGILKVTVEEDGDVYLSQTLPQFGELVNRQDIADSLQIPLQDLHPELPVQIVSTGLHDILIPVRHPDVLATINPDLRHIADISKAHQVVGYHVFALETQGNAALAECRNFAPLYDIPEESATGTSNGALLCYLHKYQQLPTPHDQTFMIQQGYTMNRPSKIQGRITLGPSNEITQVRIGGVAVHTENIQIQLP encoded by the coding sequence ATGGAAATAGAGGTACGTACCTTACATGCATTTTCTGATACGCCTGAGGGAGGCAACCCGGCTGGGGTCGTTCTACAAGCAGAGCATTTGTCTGCTATACAGATGCAGGACATTGCCCGACAAGTCGGCTTTTCCGAAACGGCATTTGTTATGCCCTCGGATTTTGCCGATTACAAAGTACGTTTCTTTACCCCAAACCATGAAGTTGACCTCTGTGGACATGCAACGGTGGCGCTATTTTATCTGATGAAGGCCGAGCAGATTGTCGACGTGGGTGTGTATACGCTTGATACACTTGCAGGAATTCTCAAAGTAACCGTTGAGGAAGATGGTGACGTCTATCTATCCCAGACGCTTCCGCAGTTTGGAGAGCTGGTTAACCGGCAGGACATCGCAGACTCCCTGCAGATTCCGTTGCAGGATCTACATCCTGAACTGCCTGTGCAGATCGTGTCTACCGGGCTGCATGATATATTAATTCCGGTTAGGCATCCTGATGTTTTGGCAACCATTAACCCTGACCTGCGGCATATTGCCGACATCAGCAAAGCTCATCAAGTGGTGGGCTATCATGTGTTTGCACTCGAAACGCAAGGTAATGCAGCTTTGGCAGAATGTCGGAACTTCGCCCCTCTATACGACATCCCGGAAGAGAGCGCCACAGGTACATCCAATGGTGCATTGCTGTGTTACCTGCATAAGTATCAACAGCTTCCAACTCCCCATGATCAGACTTTTATGATCCAACAAGGGTACACGATGAACCGTCCTTCGAAGATCCAGGGCAGAATAACACTCGGCCCTTCCAACGAGATCACTCAGGTTCGGATCGGCGGAGTCGCCGTGCATACCGAGAATATTCAGATTCAACTTCCCTAG
- the gdhA gene encoding NADP-specific glutamate dehydrogenase, with amino-acid sequence MSTITQESTQVTAAEYVHSVYESVIARNPQEHEFHQAVKEILDSLIPVIEAHPKYMNNSLLEQLVEPERVITFRVPWVDDQGKVQVNRGFRVQFNSAIGPYKGGLRFHPSVYSGIVKFLGFEQIFKNALTGLPIGGGKGGSDFDPKGKSDLEVMRFTQSFMTELYKYIGSDTDVPAGDIGVGAREIGYMFGQYKRISSGHDAAVLTGKGLLYGGSLARKEATGFGCVYFVNEMLKSKGLSFQDSTVVVSGSGNVSIYAIQKAQELGAKVVACSDSGGYIYDAEGINLDTVKRLKEVDRLRISEYLKEHPHAVYTEGCAGIWSIPCDIALPCATQNEIDEQSAALLVQNGVKAIGEGANMPSTLDAIELFLKEGVLFGPAKAANAGGVAVSALEMSQNSMRLSWSFEEVDAKLHEIMRNIYSSCVEAADQYGCTGNLVAGANIAGFLKVADAMLAQGVV; translated from the coding sequence GTGTCCACTATTACTCAAGAATCAACTCAAGTCACTGCTGCAGAATATGTTCATTCCGTCTATGAATCGGTTATCGCCAGAAATCCGCAAGAACATGAATTCCATCAGGCTGTAAAAGAGATTCTGGACTCACTCATTCCTGTGATTGAAGCACACCCGAAATACATGAACAACAGCTTGCTCGAACAGCTGGTTGAACCCGAACGTGTCATTACGTTCCGCGTACCTTGGGTCGATGACCAGGGCAAGGTCCAAGTGAACCGTGGATTCCGCGTACAGTTCAACAGTGCCATCGGCCCTTACAAAGGCGGACTGCGCTTCCATCCTTCCGTTTATTCAGGAATCGTCAAGTTCTTGGGCTTCGAGCAGATTTTCAAGAACGCATTGACCGGACTGCCCATTGGCGGCGGTAAAGGCGGTTCCGACTTCGATCCCAAAGGAAAATCTGATCTGGAAGTGATGCGTTTCACGCAAAGCTTCATGACAGAGCTGTATAAATATATCGGCTCCGATACAGATGTACCTGCAGGCGATATTGGCGTAGGCGCGAGGGAAATCGGTTACATGTTCGGACAATACAAACGCATTAGCAGCGGGCATGATGCAGCTGTATTAACCGGTAAAGGTCTGCTGTATGGCGGAAGTCTTGCACGCAAGGAAGCCACTGGGTTCGGCTGTGTGTATTTCGTGAACGAGATGCTGAAATCCAAAGGCCTGAGCTTCCAGGACAGCACAGTGGTTGTTTCCGGTTCAGGCAATGTATCCATCTACGCCATCCAAAAGGCTCAGGAGCTCGGTGCCAAGGTTGTGGCTTGCAGTGACTCGGGAGGATACATATATGATGCAGAAGGAATCAACCTGGATACCGTAAAACGATTAAAAGAAGTGGATCGCCTGCGGATCAGCGAATATCTCAAAGAGCATCCTCACGCGGTGTATACCGAGGGCTGTGCTGGCATCTGGTCCATCCCATGCGATATCGCACTGCCTTGCGCAACGCAAAATGAAATTGATGAACAGTCCGCGGCGCTGCTCGTGCAAAACGGAGTTAAAGCCATCGGTGAAGGAGCCAACATGCCTTCCACGCTTGATGCAATCGAGCTTTTCCTGAAAGAGGGCGTTCTGTTCGGCCCGGCAAAAGCAGCCAATGCAGGTGGAGTTGCGGTGTCCGCTCTTGAAATGTCTCAGAACAGCATGCGCCTGTCCTGGTCATTTGAAGAAGTGGACGCGAAGCTGCATGAGATCATGCGGAATATCTACAGCAGCTGTGTAGAAGCAGCGGATCAATATGGCTGTACGGGCAACCTCGTAGCGGGAGCTAACATTGCAGGCTTCCTGAAGGTAGCCGATGCCATGCTCGCTCAAGGTGTAGTCTAA
- a CDS encoding cation:proton antiporter, whose protein sequence is MDMLIFEVGIAVALITLTGLISARLRFSVIPFYILIGMAVGPHAPQIGIVDLRFIESSAFIEFMGRLGILFLLFYLGLEFSVSRLMKSGKAILTGGMFYVGLNFASGLLLGWFMELPLKETLVVCGIMTSSSTAIVAKVLVDLKRTANPETEIIMGMIMFDDLFIAIHISILTGLVLSGATSFLSVLLVSLSAMLFIVLFLIIGRKSIKYIDKALNIKSSELFLLTVMTLLFLVAGFSETLHVAEAIGALMMGLVLGESRHAQRIEHQVMPFKDFFGAIFFFSFGLTIEPSSLGGAVGMTIIAVILTIASNYGAGMIAGRMSGMTPKASLKVGFTLVSRGEFSIIMANIGKAGGLMVSIQSFAVLYVLILAVLGPILTKEAPWIYGQYERLRNRLRRKETG, encoded by the coding sequence ATGGATATGCTCATATTCGAAGTGGGAATTGCTGTTGCGCTGATTACACTTACGGGGCTAATATCTGCACGATTACGATTTTCGGTCATTCCTTTCTACATTCTGATCGGGATGGCGGTTGGACCGCATGCGCCACAGATCGGCATTGTGGATCTGCGTTTCATCGAAAGCTCGGCATTTATTGAATTTATGGGCAGGCTAGGCATTTTGTTTCTTTTATTTTATCTTGGACTTGAATTCTCGGTCTCCCGATTGATGAAATCGGGCAAAGCCATATTGACCGGCGGCATGTTCTATGTAGGGCTTAATTTTGCTTCCGGTCTGCTGCTGGGCTGGTTCATGGAGTTACCGTTAAAAGAGACGCTGGTGGTGTGCGGCATCATGACCAGCTCTTCTACAGCAATTGTGGCCAAAGTGCTCGTTGATCTGAAGCGCACGGCGAATCCCGAAACGGAGATTATTATGGGCATGATCATGTTTGACGATCTGTTCATTGCCATCCATATCTCGATCCTGACAGGCCTCGTTCTTAGCGGGGCAACCTCATTCCTCAGCGTACTGTTGGTATCCTTGTCTGCGATGCTGTTCATTGTGCTGTTTCTGATCATTGGCCGGAAAAGCATCAAGTATATTGACAAGGCGCTGAATATCAAATCATCCGAATTGTTTCTGCTTACCGTGATGACATTGCTCTTCCTGGTGGCTGGTTTTTCGGAAACACTGCATGTTGCCGAGGCCATCGGTGCGTTAATGATGGGATTGGTACTCGGTGAATCGAGGCATGCGCAACGAATTGAGCATCAGGTCATGCCGTTCAAGGACTTTTTTGGCGCGATCTTCTTTTTCAGCTTTGGACTGACCATTGAACCCTCTTCCCTTGGGGGTGCTGTCGGGATGACGATCATTGCAGTCATATTAACGATCGCGAGCAATTATGGCGCAGGAATGATTGCAGGCAGAATGTCCGGAATGACGCCCAAGGCTTCGCTCAAGGTAGGATTTACCCTGGTTTCCCGAGGGGAGTTCTCGATCATTATGGCGAACATTGGCAAGGCCGGGGGACTGATGGTTTCAATCCAGTCATTTGCCGTGCTGTATGTGCTGATCCTGGCGGTGCTGGGTCCAATCCTGACGAAGGAGGCGCCGTGGATATATGGACAATATGAGCGTCTAAGGAACCGATTACGAAGGAAAGAGACAGGTTAG
- a CDS encoding pentapeptide repeat-containing protein — protein sequence MSPHLYTDCEQCFGLCCVALPYGKSSDFAFDKASGTPCSNLRADNRCGIHTQLRQKGFKGCTVYDCFGAGQKLSQVTYAGRDWRDHPESAAEMFDCLPVMRQLHELLSYMNEMLMRPETSSLHDAIRSVYQETERLTDLEPSAILRLDIPFQRAIVNDLLLQASELVRAHAPSSSHEQGKSKRKKLKGRDFLGANLRGADLRGASFRGALMIACDLRNADLRYADLIGADLRDADLSGADLTGSIFLTQSQLNAARGNSRTRLPAHLNLPAHWS from the coding sequence ATGAGCCCTCATTTATACACGGACTGTGAGCAATGTTTCGGCCTGTGCTGCGTTGCCTTGCCTTATGGCAAATCATCCGACTTTGCTTTTGACAAAGCCAGCGGCACCCCCTGTTCCAATCTGCGCGCAGATAATCGCTGCGGCATTCATACGCAGCTCCGGCAAAAGGGATTTAAGGGCTGCACCGTTTATGACTGCTTTGGTGCAGGCCAGAAGCTGTCCCAAGTGACCTATGCGGGCAGAGATTGGCGGGATCATCCGGAATCCGCTGCCGAAATGTTCGATTGCCTGCCGGTCATGAGACAACTGCATGAACTGCTCAGTTATATGAACGAAATGCTCATGCGCCCGGAAACCTCCTCTCTTCACGACGCCATCCGCAGCGTATACCAGGAGACCGAACGTCTAACCGATCTGGAGCCTTCCGCGATCCTGCGTCTGGATATTCCCTTTCAGCGGGCAATCGTGAACGATCTTCTGCTGCAGGCGAGTGAACTGGTACGTGCACATGCGCCATCCAGCAGCCATGAACAAGGAAAGTCCAAACGCAAGAAATTGAAAGGAAGAGACTTCCTGGGAGCCAATCTAAGAGGAGCGGACCTCCGGGGAGCAAGCTTTCGCGGCGCGTTAATGATTGCTTGTGACCTCCGTAATGCCGACTTAAGATATGCCGATCTGATCGGTGCCGACTTGCGTGATGCGGATCTGAGCGGAGCAGATCTGACCGGGAGCATTTTTCTCACACAATCCCAGTTGAATGCAGCCAGAGGCAATTCGCGTACCAGACTGCCGGCTCATCTCAACTTGCCTGCGCACTGGTCGTAA
- a CDS encoding cation:proton antiporter regulatory subunit: protein MHFKETDLPGIGRKYWLHTRSGEHLIIVIHNDERRDLFHMEAGETPEDVGDMLSLVTLDDEEARAVAAIVGGMTYKPKFQEEREVMLEGLLIEWLRIEPHSMSIGRTIGELNIRQATGAVILAVVEKNREKQFNPGPDYVFASGATIVVAGERDQIRQLKRLLSDGRL from the coding sequence ATGCACTTTAAAGAGACGGATTTACCGGGAATTGGACGGAAGTATTGGCTGCATACTCGCAGTGGGGAGCATTTGATCATAGTCATTCATAATGATGAGCGGCGTGATCTGTTTCACATGGAAGCCGGAGAGACGCCTGAAGACGTAGGTGACATGCTGTCCCTTGTTACCTTAGATGACGAAGAGGCCCGGGCGGTCGCCGCCATCGTGGGAGGCATGACATATAAGCCCAAGTTCCAGGAGGAACGGGAAGTCATGCTCGAAGGCTTGCTGATCGAATGGTTGCGAATTGAACCTCATTCCATGAGCATTGGAAGAACGATTGGGGAGTTAAATATCCGTCAAGCGACAGGGGCTGTCATTCTGGCCGTGGTGGAGAAGAACAGGGAAAAACAATTTAATCCGGGTCCGGACTATGTGTTTGCCTCTGGGGCTACCATTGTCGTTGCAGGGGAACGGGATCAGATCAGGCAATTAAAACGGTTATTATCCGATGGACGGTTGTAG
- a CDS encoding GreA/GreB family elongation factor, translated as MNHRSNLQQCREMLVKQLITLGEEKRTFLDAYFDVREPERIQMEKLLSAYTGYVQKLLLGPDELLHSVVLIGSEIRFDYIDFHTSDAFKIVMPDEADPDAGRISFLSPVGRQLLLSSKGETRSVSIPAGSMRVRITEITWNSASLNPVSSGGVDHAL; from the coding sequence ATGAACCATAGGTCTAATCTACAACAATGCAGAGAAATGCTGGTGAAACAGCTGATTACATTGGGTGAAGAGAAAAGAACATTTCTCGACGCCTATTTTGACGTGCGTGAACCTGAACGAATACAGATGGAAAAATTATTGTCTGCTTACACCGGGTATGTCCAGAAGCTGCTGCTGGGACCAGATGAACTTCTTCATTCGGTTGTGCTCATAGGAAGCGAAATCCGATTTGACTATATTGATTTTCATACGTCTGATGCATTCAAGATTGTCATGCCTGACGAGGCAGACCCGGATGCAGGACGTATTTCCTTTCTATCACCTGTGGGACGTCAATTACTGCTTAGCAGCAAAGGGGAAACGAGATCTGTTTCGATCCCGGCTGGTTCCATGAGGGTGCGTATCACAGAGATCACTTGGAACAGTGCATCCTTGAATCCGGTATCTTCAGGAGGTGTGGATCATGCACTTTAA
- a CDS encoding cyclase family protein codes for MSNELIQAIQLLKEKKWVDLTHTFGPESPHFSAFDAAQFDTLFNHDQGFFAQSFKFPGQYGTHLDAPIHFVRDTRYLDELGLKELVLPLVVIDQSAAVASNPDFTLDVEHILEFEKEHGVIEEGSFVALRTDWSKRWPSHEKFDNKDTEGNSHAPGWSVSALMFLFEERKIKAIGHETFDTDSAVDYQKNGALLAEYYVLAQDTYQVELLTNLDQVPAKGAVIFNIVPKAEKASGFPVRSFAILP; via the coding sequence TTGTCCAATGAACTCATTCAAGCCATTCAACTGTTAAAAGAGAAAAAGTGGGTTGATCTGACCCATACCTTCGGGCCGGAATCGCCGCACTTCTCTGCTTTTGATGCAGCCCAGTTTGATACGCTGTTCAATCACGACCAAGGATTTTTTGCTCAGAGCTTCAAATTCCCCGGTCAATACGGCACCCATCTGGATGCACCGATTCATTTTGTACGTGACACGCGTTATCTGGATGAGCTGGGGCTGAAGGAGCTAGTGCTGCCGCTTGTGGTCATTGACCAGTCTGCTGCCGTGGCGAGCAATCCGGACTTTACGCTGGATGTCGAGCATATTCTTGAATTTGAAAAGGAACACGGGGTGATTGAAGAAGGCAGCTTCGTGGCACTTCGTACAGATTGGAGCAAACGCTGGCCCAGTCATGAAAAGTTCGACAACAAGGATACGGAAGGCAACAGCCATGCGCCCGGTTGGTCGGTTAGTGCACTGATGTTTTTGTTCGAGGAACGCAAAATCAAGGCCATTGGCCATGAAACCTTCGATACCGATTCAGCTGTGGATTATCAGAAGAATGGTGCACTTCTCGCGGAATATTATGTACTTGCTCAGGATACATATCAGGTAGAATTGTTAACCAATCTGGACCAGGTACCAGCAAAAGGTGCAGTGATCTTCAACATTGTACCGAAGGCCGAAAAGGCATCCGGATTTCCGGTCAGGTCCTTTGCCATTTTGCCTTGA
- a CDS encoding ABC transporter substrate-binding protein, with translation MKKRSLISLLLILVLVISGCSVKTKSESQSETAPTTPAENAQNQAPVDIELLAQSSSENDVNIIRDQLTKNGFNVKLNLQPDYGSYKSQQDAGNYDIALSSWTTVTGNPDYAVRSLFKTGGDYSILADEEIDKLIDQAATQTPEEYKETYKQLEDRLVTDQAYIAPLYISLKSQAVNQDILNPDTVRLSKSRAMAWEPIEFKDSSKNTKDPLILTQSASVLTSLDPIKGNDGSINQLNTNMYVRLVNLTDDDQLTAEGSLSHNFSIAEGNSEYYFILRDDINFAKIENKKAVDTGERVGADDVIFSLDRAKNKDSVPDHRTYSLHEHIKEAELVTDLSTLESIQQSGGNGTIKDALEQGLDSKITELVSDKTKADNNAGKYQVVKLTTTEPFPQVLNYLAHQSAGIVSKKQVESINTYDVASFDVNKDIPYGDQNTVTEGASYNNTLYASGPYILAYKNDYEGVFYQNPGYRKGSEYAPKISQVNVRFIADADSALSALRSSEIHLYYGVPETKYDIIESDSKLKLQSIPSNAVSYLLFNTKNRDVAKSSDLRKAVLYSINQDEILQFYKNNKLKAYSTVSPLVQTGNELKSDPAKVKEFLSNYNASK, from the coding sequence ATGAAAAAACGTTCGTTGATTTCATTGCTGCTCATTCTCGTCCTCGTGATTTCAGGCTGCAGCGTGAAGACCAAGTCCGAATCCCAATCGGAAACGGCCCCGACTACGCCAGCAGAGAACGCTCAGAATCAGGCTCCAGTCGACATTGAATTGCTTGCCCAGAGCTCTTCCGAAAATGACGTTAACATTATCCGGGACCAGCTGACCAAAAACGGCTTCAATGTGAAGCTGAATCTGCAGCCGGATTACGGCAGCTACAAATCCCAACAGGACGCGGGCAACTACGATATCGCTCTCTCCAGCTGGACAACAGTAACCGGTAACCCAGACTATGCCGTTCGTTCCCTTTTCAAAACCGGTGGTGACTACAGCATACTGGCAGATGAAGAGATCGATAAACTCATTGACCAGGCAGCTACCCAAACACCAGAAGAGTACAAGGAAACGTACAAACAATTGGAAGACCGTCTGGTAACGGATCAAGCCTACATCGCTCCCTTGTACATTTCCCTGAAAAGTCAGGCAGTGAATCAGGATATCCTGAATCCGGATACGGTGCGCCTGTCCAAATCTCGTGCCATGGCCTGGGAACCGATTGAATTCAAGGACAGTTCCAAAAATACAAAAGATCCGCTGATCCTGACGCAAAGTGCCTCCGTGCTGACTTCCCTTGACCCGATCAAAGGTAACGACGGCTCCATCAACCAATTGAACACCAACATGTATGTTCGTCTGGTGAATCTGACGGATGATGATCAATTGACAGCAGAAGGATCACTTTCCCACAATTTCAGCATCGCTGAAGGGAATTCGGAGTATTATTTCATTCTCAGAGACGACATTAACTTTGCAAAGATTGAAAATAAAAAAGCGGTGGATACCGGGGAGCGCGTTGGTGCCGATGACGTCATTTTCTCTCTGGACCGTGCCAAAAATAAAGACTCCGTTCCGGATCACCGGACATACAGCCTGCACGAGCATATCAAAGAGGCAGAGCTGGTAACCGACCTGAGTACCCTGGAATCCATCCAGCAATCCGGCGGTAACGGAACGATCAAAGACGCACTTGAGCAAGGACTCGATTCCAAAATCACCGAACTGGTCTCTGACAAAACAAAAGCGGATAATAATGCAGGAAAATATCAGGTCGTAAAACTGACCACAACGGAGCCTTTCCCTCAAGTGCTGAACTACCTGGCTCACCAATCTGCAGGGATCGTGTCCAAAAAACAGGTGGAGAGCATTAACACTTATGACGTAGCTTCTTTTGACGTAAACAAGGATATTCCTTACGGTGATCAGAACACGGTTACAGAGGGTGCTTCCTACAACAACACGCTGTATGCAAGCGGACCTTACATCCTGGCTTACAAAAATGACTATGAGGGCGTATTCTACCAAAATCCCGGATACCGCAAAGGATCAGAATATGCACCGAAAATTTCGCAGGTAAACGTTCGCTTCATCGCGGATGCTGACAGTGCGCTGTCTGCGCTTCGCAGCAGTGAGATTCATTTGTATTACGGAGTACCTGAAACGAAGTATGACATCATTGAAAGTGACAGCAAGCTGAAGCTGCAGAGCATTCCGAGCAATGCCGTTTCCTATCTGCTGTTTAACACCAAGAATAGGGATGTGGCAAAGAGCAGTGATCTGAGAAAGGCCGTACTGTACTCCATCAATCAGGATGAAATTTTGCAATTCTATAAGAACAACAAACTCAAAGCCTACTCTACGGTAAGTCCGCTCGTTCAGACCGGGAATGAACTGAAGTCTGATCCGGCCAAAGTAAAAGAGTTCTTGAGTAATTACAACGCATCCAAGTAA
- a CDS encoding ABC transporter permease has product MTKSGSLTQEARFRLKSSPEYSQASFAWVTSLLLTVLLLFNSYDLGRQEFRPFLLTALCIYLFFTIIQSILMLLIRKDLIRHGHISALTRRLAWVQLLAICSGNIFIVTAAFHLIKKAKQVEYTFAVYMLLTQLFVIGVSALNMFKPYVSDTFLPAMAALLFILVIDLVVLMIVAQYTAVSIIPRWMIAISILLILTSVTGNVFALLLGISIIGRYRRQGKQKSNFWNDLWDRLAPNVTAMSGMFFIIFLFSISICSFFTFDYSMAVENNYSALLQPPSLAYPLGTDDFGRCLFSRIVFGARISLIVGCLSTIIPVIIGGVLGAFSGFYGRHTDNIIMRLLDVLYAIPGILLAIAIIAAFGANTVNLILALSLGSIPTYARTMRASVLYVSTFEFVEAARALGYNNRSIIFKHIIPNSLAPMIIKSTLTIGGAVIATSSLSYLGLGVEPHIPEWGNILKLGSTYLETHSYLAIYPGLAIILLVLSFNFLGDGLRDALDPKLIKA; this is encoded by the coding sequence ATGACAAAATCGGGTTCCTTAACACAAGAAGCACGTTTCCGGCTGAAGTCATCACCAGAGTACAGCCAGGCCAGTTTCGCGTGGGTCACTTCTCTCTTATTGACGGTATTGCTGCTGTTCAACAGCTATGATCTGGGCCGACAAGAGTTCAGGCCCTTTCTGCTGACTGCACTTTGTATCTATCTTTTCTTCACCATCATTCAGAGTATCCTGATGCTGCTCATCCGAAAAGACTTGATCAGACACGGACATATTTCAGCATTAACCCGCAGGCTAGCCTGGGTTCAGTTGCTTGCCATCTGTTCCGGAAACATATTTATCGTCACAGCGGCATTTCATCTGATCAAAAAAGCAAAGCAGGTGGAGTACACTTTTGCGGTCTATATGCTGCTGACGCAGCTGTTCGTTATTGGCGTATCGGCACTCAATATGTTCAAACCCTATGTGTCCGATACTTTTTTACCAGCCATGGCCGCATTGCTATTCATTCTGGTCATTGACCTGGTCGTCCTGATGATCGTGGCCCAGTATACTGCAGTTTCTATTATTCCGCGCTGGATGATTGCTATCAGCATCCTACTGATCCTGACTTCGGTCACAGGAAACGTATTCGCACTGCTGCTCGGCATTTCCATCATCGGGCGCTACCGGAGACAAGGGAAACAGAAATCAAACTTCTGGAACGACCTGTGGGACCGACTGGCCCCCAACGTAACAGCGATGTCCGGCATGTTTTTTATCATCTTTTTGTTTTCCATCTCAATTTGCAGCTTCTTCACCTTTGATTACAGTATGGCGGTCGAAAACAACTATTCCGCCCTGCTGCAACCACCATCCCTGGCTTATCCACTAGGAACGGATGATTTCGGGCGATGCCTGTTCTCCAGAATCGTATTCGGTGCCCGCATCTCGCTGATTGTAGGCTGCTTGTCGACCATTATTCCCGTGATCATCGGTGGCGTCCTGGGGGCCTTCTCGGGATTCTATGGAAGACACACGGATAATATCATCATGCGGCTGCTTGATGTTCTCTATGCCATTCCGGGCATCCTGCTGGCCATTGCCATCATTGCAGCATTCGGTGCCAATACGGTCAATCTCATCCTGGCACTCAGTCTGGGATCGATCCCGACTTATGCTCGTACCATGAGAGCCAGCGTCCTGTACGTATCCACTTTTGAATTCGTGGAGGCTGCGCGTGCACTCGGCTATAACAATCGTTCCATCATCTTCAAGCACATCATTCCCAACTCGCTTGCGCCAATGATCATCAAATCCACGCTTACCATTGGTGGGGCGGTCATTGCAACCAGCAGCCTGAGCTATCTCGGACTGGGTGTTGAGCCACATATCCCGGAATGGGGCAACATTCTCAAGCTGGGCAGTACATATCTGGAAACGCACTCGTATCTGGCGATTTATCCAGGGTTGGCTATCATTCTGCTCGTTCTTTCATTCAACTTTCTCGGTGACGGTCTGCGCGACGCACTTGATCCGAAACTGATAAAGGCGTAA